AATACCGGCTTCTGTCGTGCCGCCCGGACTTGTCACTTTTCTGCGCAATATAGAAGGCTCCACGTTTCCGGATTTCAGCATTTCCGCTGAACCGGCTATTGTCTGTACCATCAGTTCCCGCACGACTTCTTTTGATAGCCCAAACTCAGCACCGGCCTGTTCAAATGCTTCAACCAAATAGTATAAGTAGGCAGGTCCGCTTCCAGCAAGTGCTGTAACAGCATGCAGTTTCTCTTCTTCCACTTCAATGACAATGCCGATCGCTTCAAGCATTTGAATATAAAGTGAACGCTGCACGTCTGTAACATGCGGATTGAACGCGATACCGGATGCAGACATGCCGATTTGTGCGGATGTGTTTGGCATGACACGAGCTATCGATCGGTTGCCGAGATACTGTTCAATTGTTTCAATCGTTACACCGGCGAGCACCGAAATAATAGCCGTATCTGCTCCTAAATGTGGTGCGATTATTTCCATCGCAGCGCGGGCATCTTTTGGTTTCATTGCCAAAATGACAAGATCCGCATCCTGCAATTGAGTATGGTCCTCCAACAGTTTAACATCGTAGCTTTCGACCAATTCTTTAAGGCGTTCTTTATTGGACCGATTGGATATAAACAGGGAATGTGGATGGATGACATTCTTTTTGGTCCAACCGTGAATAAGCGCTTCTGCCATCGATCCTGCGCCGATAAAAATAATTTTTTGCATATTATATCCCTCCGATTTTTTAATCCGATTCCATTTTGCATTAAGACTTCGTTTAACAAATAAAAAAGCATCTCCATCCCTACTAATGTAAGGACGAAAATGCATAAATTTCCGCGGTACCACCTTTGTTCACACATAATGTGTGCAGCTTCAGCCTTTTTATCGCAAAGGATACGGTTATGTTGTCATAACGGCTCAAAAGGAGGTTCAATTATTTCAGCGGGTTATGCCGATTTCAGCAAAGACGGCACTCTCTAAAACCTTAAAATAATTTACTTGGCTTTTTCATTGCCTGTAAATTTTGAATTATCCAAAATTATAGTGCTGTATTGAAAAACTGTCAACCTTTGACGTGACGAATGAAGAAAAAAGAGTTAAAATAAATGAATAGTCATTCATTGCGAGCGAATCGATTACGTCTCGACGTAATTGGCGTCCAGATTTTTTGAGTTGAGACCAACAGGACGTGGGTCAGTCAGCCGTTGTCGCAGGATGCGGTGTTTTAGGCTGACTTCCTCTTAAATTCCTCTTAAATTCCTTTTAAAATCTGCGTCACCTGCCAGAGGCTTATCTTTATTCAGCTGGCTTTTTGTCCAGCAGCTGGGTTAAACAAAACAAGCAGTAAACACTACTTGAAGAGGTAAGTGATTGCTGAATTAAGATAAAGGGGATTAAACTATGGAAGTACATAAAATTGTTATACCTACACCATATGCAGTGGGAGATGTAAATGCTTTTTTAGTAAAGGGAGATGCGCTGACATTATTTGATGCAGGTCCGAAAACCGAAGAAGCGTATGAAGCGATCAAATGGGGACTGCGCGCTGCAGGTTATGATATGAAAGATGTAGAACAAGTCGTCTTAACGCACCATCATCCGGATCATGCCGGTTGGATCGATGCATTTCCAGGGGCGGAAGTATTAGGCCATCAATATGTTGATTACTGGATGAAAAAAGAGCCGGAATTTCTGCAGTATCATGAGCGATTTTTCAAAAAGCTCTTAATCGAGCAAGGGGTGCCTGAAAAATATGTAGACCGGATATTACATGTTAAAGGGGAAATTGAGCTATTCGGTACGATTCCGTTGACGGGTTATTTAAAAGAAGGCGATGAAGTGCCGGGCCATCCTGGTATGAAAGTTTATGAAACATCCGGGCATGCGCAAAGCCATCTGATCTTTGTTGAAGAGAATACCCGTGAATGCATTGGCGGTGATTTACTGCTGGAACGCACATCGTCGAATCCATTAGTCGAACCACCGCTTGATTTATCGATGGAGCGACCTAAATCATTGCTGCAATATAATGAATCACTTAAACGCCTGAAAAATTTAGATATCTCAAAAGTATATACAGGTCATGGCGCAGAACTGACAAATATCGAACCACTCATTGATGAACGGTTGGAGAAACAAAGACAACGCGCATTAAAAGTTTACGGTATGCTCGATACACCAAAAACCAACTTTGAAATGACCACTCAATTATTCGAACGCATTTATCAGCAGCAATTAGGCCTGACATTATCTGAAACATTAGGGCAGTTTGATTATTTGATAGATCAAGGTATGGTCGAGATTGAAGAACGTGACGGGATTCAGTTTTATAAGAAAAGTGATATTACTCTACATGCTTCAAGAGAAGCGAATAAATCATTAAATAAAACTGGGTATTAATAATGAAAAACCTAACTGATATTCCTTATTTATTAGAGCACAGAGTAAATGGATGGGAAATATCTTCTTTAGATATTAACTATTTTGCTGAAATGATTTCTCTACTAGTTGAAAGTGTGTCAGGCCAAAATATTATTAAAACGTATGTTACTTTTAAAGAAGTTCTTTCGTATTATATTTATCAAGAAACAGTAGTGTATGATCAAGAGGCAAATAACACCTATAGATTAAATACTCGCAAATTTAATGATACTAGTTTTGTCAGCGAAATTGGCTATCATCAAAATGGTTTTGGGAAAGTAAAAATTGAAACATTAAATCCAGATTTAAGAGTGATTGAAGATATCAGTTCTAAAACAAACTTTTATTTCCAAGTTAATAATAAAGATCATTTTTTTATTGAAGCTAACCAAGTTCAAATCAATGATGAAACATTTTGTGATCTACTTCAAAGCAGTGAAAGTCTTAAAATTCAATAGTTGGAACGCCTCCTAAAAAAATAGTTAGGAGGTTTTTTGTTGAATAAAACAATAAATCAAAGCCTATAAGATAACCGACATATTATTTTGCTTATTGTAGTATTTATTGTGATCTTCAATCTGAACTGAAAAGTTTGTTGAACAATTTATTACTTTTTGCATGTTCCCGCCTCCATTTGTGTGCTTACTCACTTGCCTTATATATGTCTTTAAAAATCTAAAAAGGGGACAATCGGTTCAAAATAATAATTTTCATTGCCAGGATATTAAAAGCCACAAAGAAAAAATCCACCCGGTTGCGTTTTAACGCAACAATATATATTTTTTAAATTATTTAAAAAATATTAAATCTTTTTGAGCGGACTTTTCTGGACACGTGTGGAGAGGCTTTAACTGGTCTGTTCCAGAAGGTATTGAAACGGTCGATGAAGGGGACTTATTTTAACGTGAGACAAGAAGGGGAAATCAGCTATTATTTTGTTGGAATATACCAGGGTTTTCTTATTTTAAGATAATAAATCAATATTAGTTGGGGGGAGGAATCTATTTTCTGAAATACTAATCAAACTAAAGAAAAAAAGGCGATTATTTACACTGCGGTATTATGTCAGTGGCTAAGTTATGAAATAATCAACTGCCATTTATACTAATACTTAGATAAGATGAAAATAATGGGAGTAAATGATTCAGCATTTCTAAGATAAAGACAAAGAACTATAGGGGGAAAGATATGGAGTTTATTGAATATTTACAGCAAAAACATGTGCTAAAAAAAGGTGAAAGAAAACTTAAGGAAATTTCAATCAATCAGTATGTTAATAGATTAGAGAGCATGCGTCGTAAAGGGATTTATAATGAAGAAAAACAAATTGATTCCATATTAGAAGCGAAAATTCAAAAATGTTATTGCGATTGGAAAACATATGTTACCACGATTGAGCATTACTTAGCTTCTAAAAATTATTAATGTTAGGGAGAATCGGTAAGTTCATTATTAATACAAGATTAGGATAATAATGAATAGTATTGAAATTAGAGAAAAGTTAATGGGTGTATTGATTTTTCACATAAATATTATGAAAACCAGATTAATAAATAATTAAGTATTTAACCTAAACGTCAAAACCTTTCATAAAAAATTGGTTTTGACGTTTTTGACATTCAATTGTTATCATCCGTTTGTTGTAAAAGCTCATAAAATGTTTACAATTACTTGATGAAAAATCGAAATATTAAGAATTCGTTATATTGAGTAGAAAATGTGTCATTTTTCACTAAGAACTAGAGCGCATTAATCTTGTTTTATCAGTATAATATTCCCATGTGAGAACATAACGAGTCAGCACAATGTCATAAAAGAAATAAAAAGAAACAGGAGGCTGTTTATGAAAACGATGCTGCAGTTACCTTTCCAACTAAAAGGCTTTTTGGAATTAGGAGATGCTGTA
This genomic window from Solibacillus sp. FSL R5-0449 contains:
- a CDS encoding MBL fold metallo-hydrolase, with amino-acid sequence MEVHKIVIPTPYAVGDVNAFLVKGDALTLFDAGPKTEEAYEAIKWGLRAAGYDMKDVEQVVLTHHHPDHAGWIDAFPGAEVLGHQYVDYWMKKEPEFLQYHERFFKKLLIEQGVPEKYVDRILHVKGEIELFGTIPLTGYLKEGDEVPGHPGMKVYETSGHAQSHLIFVEENTRECIGGDLLLERTSSNPLVEPPLDLSMERPKSLLQYNESLKRLKNLDISKVYTGHGAELTNIEPLIDERLEKQRQRALKVYGMLDTPKTNFEMTTQLFERIYQQQLGLTLSETLGQFDYLIDQGMVEIEERDGIQFYKKSDITLHASREANKSLNKTGY
- the proC gene encoding pyrroline-5-carboxylate reductase; its protein translation is MHFRPYISRDGDAFLFVKRSLNAKWNRIKKSEGYNMQKIIFIGAGSMAEALIHGWTKKNVIHPHSLFISNRSNKERLKELVESYDVKLLEDHTQLQDADLVILAMKPKDARAAMEIIAPHLGADTAIISVLAGVTIETIEQYLGNRSIARVMPNTSAQIGMSASGIAFNPHVTDVQRSLYIQMLEAIGIVIEVEEEKLHAVTALAGSGPAYLYYLVEAFEQAGAEFGLSKEVVRELMVQTIAGSAEMLKSGNVEPSILRRKVTSPGGTTEAGIKALESMSFNEAIVNCVRSAENRSRELARGE